In a genomic window of Halalkalicoccus sp. CG83:
- a CDS encoding halocarboxylic acid dehydrogenase DehI family protein produces the protein MDTEKQLYEQEATGWKRGLYDDVKATFRAPIVNWIFRTSMANHPEFLRHAWAQVKPLFQTRAFGRFSVRYRDTVLSTMSEAHELPVYRREDVDLPPAEYGELRGQIATFDVVAPRLAALFEVIDRGLHGRPIGNDPDPSYAATAPLPDWLDRDRGRPPTMIAFDDVPDELRTVVESIQSFHGIDTGLPSIYRCLAQWPEFLTPLWTDLEPALTTDTFTNACDDVATLTDDYVDSLQYTPQLTPAVLNDRGFDERTVDDLRGLFRSFNSGPIETVIPVLVLSAAAVDATGERSVL, from the coding sequence ATGGATACCGAGAAGCAACTCTACGAACAGGAAGCGACGGGCTGGAAGCGTGGGTTGTACGACGATGTCAAAGCCACGTTTCGAGCTCCGATCGTCAACTGGATCTTCCGGACATCGATGGCTAACCATCCGGAGTTCCTCCGTCACGCGTGGGCTCAAGTAAAGCCGTTGTTCCAGACTCGGGCATTCGGTCGGTTTTCAGTTCGGTATCGCGATACTGTCCTCTCAACGATGTCGGAAGCCCACGAGCTACCAGTGTATCGCCGTGAAGACGTTGATCTGCCGCCGGCCGAGTATGGGGAACTTCGGGGCCAAATCGCAACCTTCGACGTCGTCGCACCGCGACTCGCAGCACTGTTCGAAGTCATCGACCGGGGGCTTCACGGCCGTCCGATCGGTAACGATCCGGATCCGAGCTACGCTGCGACTGCACCGCTACCCGACTGGCTCGATCGAGATCGTGGCCGGCCCCCCACCATGATCGCGTTTGACGACGTTCCTGACGAGCTGCGGACGGTCGTGGAATCGATCCAGTCCTTTCACGGGATCGACACTGGTCTTCCGAGCATCTATCGCTGTCTAGCTCAATGGCCGGAGTTCCTCACGCCGCTTTGGACCGATCTCGAGCCGGCGTTGACCACTGATACGTTCACGAACGCCTGCGATGATGTCGCGACACTGACCGACGACTACGTCGATTCACTCCAGTACACCCCACAGCTCACACCGGCCGTACTGAACGACCGAGGTTTCGACGAGCGGACGGTCGACGACTTACGGGGACTGTTCCGGTCGTTCAACTCCGGACCGATCGAGACGGTCATCCCGGTGTTGGTGCTATCGGCAGCCGCCGTCGATGCGACGGGCGAACGATCGGTGCTCTGA
- a CDS encoding sodium:solute symporter family protein codes for MVKPLQQAGEYPFQETFAELAIPLAILLTTFVVYYGISYFMKNRIQGTDDYMVAGRTIGPFVNGSAISATWESLATFMGVVALMLTVQIPFLAVWTNFLLSIPLIVILYGQTLRRLGSYTPATFCKDRYGNTMSIVMALLIVFVMLMYALGQFIGLAQITEILFGWDYTLSLFVIAALVTGYVVIAGMWGVSYNSALQFWIMLTAAFIPMMFVLNQLGSSGWFFPPLGYGDLVPEMQRANPEFFDMAFDTRWYFAMFLAMALGPIGMPHLAQRIFTSRDVEAGRRTVFWFITVTALMFATMYSVAFAGVFWLGNEGYEIADADLDKMIFYLNFAFNGDSITGYVVAGAIAGGLSTVSGHMLAISAAVANDVIEALELEVSEDRKTQFGYASVLGAGLLIALIALDPPAFLVVSILWAFAISAAAITPVIVFGVWSARVNRYGAIASSFVGFVTVLVLSPHAFSGIGAGGEGLTALLGIDAIMIAFPLSIITFVVVSLIAERIDALNVDPESNRALINEMHGYPDDDIDRFTSAAPLIVLVVLMLPILWWGIQPW; via the coding sequence ATGGTTAAGCCGCTTCAGCAGGCCGGGGAATACCCATTTCAGGAGACGTTTGCTGAACTCGCGATCCCTCTCGCGATTCTCCTCACGACCTTCGTCGTCTATTACGGGATCAGCTACTTCATGAAAAACCGGATCCAGGGGACTGACGATTACATGGTGGCTGGACGGACCATCGGTCCGTTCGTCAACGGATCTGCGATCTCCGCAACGTGGGAAAGTCTGGCGACGTTTATGGGTGTCGTCGCATTGATGTTAACGGTCCAGATCCCGTTTCTGGCGGTCTGGACTAACTTCTTGTTGTCGATCCCGCTGATCGTCATTCTCTACGGGCAGACGCTCCGCCGGTTGGGCTCCTATACGCCAGCGACCTTCTGTAAGGATCGGTACGGCAACACGATGTCGATCGTAATGGCTCTGCTCATCGTGTTCGTCATGCTAATGTACGCGTTGGGACAGTTCATCGGTCTCGCGCAGATCACGGAGATCCTGTTCGGCTGGGATTACACCCTCTCGCTATTCGTCATCGCGGCGCTGGTGACGGGATACGTGGTGATCGCCGGCATGTGGGGTGTCTCGTACAACTCCGCCCTACAGTTTTGGATCATGTTGACCGCGGCGTTCATTCCGATGATGTTCGTCCTCAATCAGCTCGGTTCGAGTGGCTGGTTCTTTCCGCCGCTTGGCTACGGCGACCTCGTACCGGAGATGCAGCGAGCCAATCCCGAATTCTTCGACATGGCGTTCGACACCCGCTGGTACTTCGCGATGTTCCTCGCAATGGCACTCGGCCCCATCGGCATGCCCCATCTGGCCCAGCGTATCTTCACCAGTCGTGACGTCGAAGCCGGTCGTAGGACCGTCTTCTGGTTCATCACGGTCACCGCGCTGATGTTCGCGACGATGTACTCCGTTGCGTTCGCCGGCGTTTTCTGGCTCGGAAACGAGGGGTACGAGATCGCGGACGCCGACCTGGACAAGATGATCTTCTATCTCAACTTCGCTTTCAACGGCGATTCGATCACTGGCTACGTCGTCGCCGGTGCGATCGCTGGCGGTCTCTCAACCGTGAGCGGACACATGCTCGCGATCAGCGCCGCCGTCGCGAACGACGTTATCGAGGCCCTCGAACTCGAAGTCTCCGAGGACCGTAAGACCCAGTTCGGATACGCGTCAGTCCTCGGTGCCGGTCTCCTCATCGCGCTGATCGCACTCGACCCACCAGCGTTCCTCGTCGTTAGTATCCTGTGGGCGTTCGCGATCAGTGCAGCCGCGATCACGCCGGTCATCGTGTTCGGTGTCTGGTCGGCTCGTGTGAACCGGTACGGTGCGATCGCGTCCAGTTTCGTCGGGTTCGTCACCGTTCTCGTACTCTCACCGCATGCGTTCAGCGGTATCGGAGCCGGCGGTGAAGGACTGACGGCTCTGCTCGGTATCGACGCGATCATGATCGCATTCCCGCTCTCGATCATCACGTTCGTAGTCGTTTCGCTCATCGCTGAGCGGATCGACGCTCTAAACGTCGATCCGGAGTCCAACCGGGCGCTCATCAACGAAATGCATGGCTACCCGGACGATGACATCGATCGCTTTACCAGCGCCGCTCCGCTTATCGTCCTCGTAGTGCTCATGTTGCCGATCCTCTGGTGGGGAATCCAGCCCTGGTGA
- a CDS encoding haloacid dehalogenase type II, with product MSLDTTRCETITVDSYGTLVDPSAAERALADTIDDPRPVSDLWRTRSLFYTMVSNYVDAYQSFYEMNRDALQYALETHAVEVSADQRDEILSVYHELDPFEDVRSGIERLIEGGYDVYVLSNGNPEMLTSMVTHADLDDLIADTISAHEIETFKPHVEIYRHAAGRTGTPIRNITHVAGPSFDVQGAMHAGMQGVWLNRKGGSWDPFASDPDSTVETFHDVADELGV from the coding sequence ATGTCATTGGATACCACGCGGTGCGAGACGATAACGGTCGATTCGTATGGGACGCTGGTCGACCCGAGCGCCGCTGAACGAGCACTCGCCGATACGATCGATGACCCACGGCCCGTTTCCGATCTGTGGCGCACCCGTTCGTTGTTCTACACCATGGTCAGCAACTACGTCGACGCCTACCAATCGTTCTACGAGATGAACCGTGATGCCCTCCAGTACGCCCTCGAAACTCACGCCGTCGAGGTGAGTGCGGATCAGCGGGACGAAATCCTTTCGGTTTATCACGAATTGGACCCCTTCGAGGACGTTCGATCAGGAATCGAGCGGCTGATCGAGGGCGGGTACGACGTTTACGTCCTCTCGAACGGAAACCCCGAGATGCTCACCTCGATGGTCACTCATGCCGATCTCGACGACCTGATCGCCGATACGATCAGCGCACACGAGATCGAGACGTTCAAGCCGCACGTCGAGATTTATCGACACGCTGCCGGCCGAACTGGGACGCCCATCCGGAACATCACACATGTCGCTGGGCCTTCGTTCGACGTCCAGGGAGCGATGCACGCGGGCATGCAAGGCGTCTGGCTCAACCGCAAGGGTGGTTCGTGGGACCCGTTCGCTTCCGATCCGGACTCCACCGTCGAGACGTTCCATGACGTCGCCGACGAACTAGGTGTGTAG
- a CDS encoding GNAT family N-acetyltransferase, whose protein sequence is MAIRGATTDDIEGIRRVARQSWRTDYPEILSRETAEEAVEEWYDPDRLEEEIESTDALIAVFETVDGDIGGFAQIVWDAQTGTVLRLYVAPDHRGRGIGTDLLTWTVDALADRDVERVRALVLSENEPGNAFYRSFGFEKTGEGRTTIGDDAYRENTYSMPV, encoded by the coding sequence ATGGCAATCCGGGGAGCGACGACCGACGACATCGAAGGCATCAGGCGGGTCGCCCGGCAGTCCTGGCGAACGGACTACCCGGAGATACTGAGCCGCGAGACGGCAGAGGAGGCGGTCGAGGAATGGTACGACCCTGACCGTCTCGAGGAGGAGATCGAGAGCACCGATGCGCTGATCGCGGTGTTCGAGACGGTCGACGGCGACATCGGCGGGTTCGCTCAGATCGTCTGGGACGCGCAAACGGGCACCGTCCTCCGCCTGTACGTCGCACCGGATCACCGCGGTCGGGGGATCGGAACAGATCTGCTGACGTGGACGGTCGATGCGCTCGCCGACCGGGACGTCGAGCGAGTTCGAGCGTTGGTCCTCAGCGAGAACGAACCGGGAAACGCCTTCTACCGATCGTTCGGCTTCGAGAAAACGGGGGAGGGCCGGACGACGATCGGCGACGATGCCTACCGCGAGAACACCTACTCGATGCCGGTGTAG